From Vulpes vulpes isolate BD-2025 chromosome 7, VulVul3, whole genome shotgun sequence, one genomic window encodes:
- the GOT1L1 gene encoding putative aspartate aminotransferase, cytoplasmic 2, which produces MPTLSVFLDVPLAQKLEGSLLKTYKQDDCPNKIFLAYRVCMTSEGQPWVSSVVPKIRLQISQDPSLNYEYMPMMGMKSFTEASLKLLFGKYNQVIVENRVGGVHTVGDNGAFQLGAQFLKIWRKDSRIVYIISSKKESHGLVFQDMGFTVCEYSLWDSKQLCMDPSVLLDVAEQAPHGCIFVIGNIGDCKLTQSQWARLIASMKSKQIFPFFDIPYQGLSTGNLEEDTGFLQYFVSQDFEFFCSQSLSKIFGIYDEGVGVLVVVALNNQLLLCVLSQLMNLTQALWLNPPTRGARIITSILCNPALQGEWKQSLKELVENIMLIKEKVKEKLRLLGTPGSWDHITDQNGPQSYLGLNSQKVEYLVKKKHIYIPKNGRINFTCINAWNIDYITQSINEAVLSPEGSE; this is translated from the exons ATGCCCACCCTTTCTGTGTTCTTGGATGTGCCCTTGGCCCAGAAGCTAGAAGGCAGCTTGTTAAAGACCTACAAGCAAGACGATTGTCCTAACAAGATTTTCTTGGCCTATAGAG TCTGCATGACCAGTGAAGGCCAACCCTGGGTTTCTTCTGTGGTGCCCAAGATCCGGCTTCAGATATCGCAGGACCCGTCTCTGAACTACGAGTATATGCCAATGATGGGCATGAAATCATTCACGGAGGCCTCCTTGAAACTCCTCTTTGGAAAGTACAACCAAGTCATTGTGGAGAACAGG GTAGGGGGCGTGCACACTGTTGGTGACAATGGTGCCTTCCAACTTGGGGCCCAGTTCCTCAAAATCTGGCGTAAAGATTCTCGAATAGTTTACATCATTTCTTCTAAAAAAG AATCACATGGACTCGTCTTCCAGGACATGGGCTTTACAGTTTGTGAATACTCCTTGTGGGATTCCAAGCAGCTGTGCATGGACCCCAGTGTGCTTCTCGATGTGGCGGAG CAGGCCCCGCATGGCTGTATCTTTGTGATTGGGAACATTGGTGACTGCAAGTTGACACAGAGTCAGTGGGCAAGGTTGATAGCCAGCATGAAG aGCAAACAGATATTCCCATTTTTTGACATTCCTTATCAAGGTTTGTCCACCGGGAACTTGGAGGAAGATACTGGATTCTTACAATACTTTGTGTCTCAGGACTTTGAGTTCTTCTGCAGCCAGTCTCTGTCCAAGATTTTTGGCATCTATG ATGAAGGAGTGGGGGTCCTGGTCGTGGTGGCACTCAACAACCAGCTCCTGCTATGCGTCCTCTCCCAGCTGATGAATCTCACCCAGGCCCTGTGGCTAAACCCTCCTACTAGAGGTGCTCGCATTATCACCTCCATCCTCTGTAACCCTGCTCTTCAGGGAGAATG GAAGCAGAGTCTGAAAGAGCTTGTAGAGAACATCATGCTGATCAAGGAAAAGGTGAAGGAGAAGCTCCGGCTCCTGGGAACCCCTGGCTCTTGGGATCACATCACAGACCAGAACGGGCCCCAGAGCTATCTTGGGCTCAACT CCCAAAAGGTGGAATACCTGGTCAAGAAAAAGCATATCTACATCCCTAAGAACGGTCGGATCAACTTCACCTGTATCAATGCCTGGAACATAGATTATATCACTCAGAGCATCAACGAGGCTGTCCTCTCCCCCGAGGGCTCAGAGTAA